In Rissa tridactyla isolate bRisTri1 chromosome 8, bRisTri1.patW.cur.20221130, whole genome shotgun sequence, one genomic interval encodes:
- the RGS5 gene encoding regulator of G-protein signaling 5 — MCKGLAALPHTCLERAKEIKTKLGTLLQKPDSTIDFIIPYPEKPEKPPKTQKPSPEEALQWRDSLEKLLQNPYGLASFCSFLRSEFSEENAEFWVACEDYKKIKSPVKMAEKAKKIYEEFIQTEAPKEVNIDHFTKAVTMKNLVEPSPSSFDMAQKRIFALMEKDSLPRFVRSEFYQELIK; from the exons gGCCAAGGAGATCAAGACCAAGTTGGGCACACTGCTCCAGAAGCCCGACTCAACCATTGACTTTATCATCCCCTACccagagaagccagagaagccGCCCAAGACCCAGAA GCCATCACCGGAGGAGGCTCTGCAATGGCGTGATTCCCTGGAGAAGCTCCTGCAAAACCCCT ATGGGCTCGCCAGCTTCTGCAGCTTCCTGCGCTCTGAGTTCAGCGAGGAGAACGCTGAGTTTTGGGTGGCCTGCGAGGACTACAAGAAAATCAAGTCCCCTGTGAAGATGGCAGAGAAGGCCAAGAAGATCTACGAGGAGTTCATCCAGACTGAGGCACCCAAAGAG GTGAACATCGACCACTTCACCAAGGCTGTGACCATGAAGAACCTGGTGGAGCCATCACCAAGCAGCTTTGACATGGCCCAGAAGAGGATCTTTGCCCTGATGGAGAAAGACTCCCTGCCCAGATTTGTGCGGTCGGAGTTTTATCAGGAGTTAATCAAGTAG
- the RGS4 gene encoding regulator of G-protein signaling 4, with translation MCKGLAALPATCLKSAKDMKHRLGFLLQKSDSCDYSSSQGKKEKIPSSQRVSQEEVRKWADSLENLIHHDRGLAAFRAFLKSEYSEENIEFWVSCEDYKKTKSPAKLSPKARKIYDEFISVQATKEVNLDSCTREKTSHNVLEPTLSCFDEAQRKIFTLMEKDSYRRFLKSPYYLDLVSPPGASCGPENCKRSHTHTLDCNSNIISQCA, from the exons ATGTGCAAGGGACTCGCTGCACTGCCAGCCACTTGCTTAAAAAG TGCCAAAGACATGAAGCATCGTCTGGGCTTCTTGCTGCAGAAGTCAGACTCCTGTGACTACAGCTCTTCCCAGGGCAAGAAGGAGAAAATACCTTCGAGCCAGAG GGTTAGCCAAGAGGAAGTCAGAAAGTGGGCAGACTCTTTGGAAAACTTGATCCATCATGACA GAGGACTGGCTGCTTTCCGTGCTTTTCTCAAATCTGAGTACAGTGAAGAAAACATCGAGTTCTGGGTCAGTTGTGAGGACTACAAGAAAACCAAGTCGCCAGCAAAGCTCAGCCCCAAGGCCAGAAAGATCTATGATGAGTTTATCTCAGTGCAGGCAACAAAAGAG GTGAACCTGGATTCATGCACACGAGAGAAGACAAGCCACAATGTGCTGGAGCCTACACTCTCCTGCTTTGATGAGGCCCAGAGAAAAATATTCACCCTCATGGAAAAGGATTCTTACCGCCGTTTTCTCAAGTCCCCCTACTACCTGGACTTGGTCAGCCCACCCGGTGCCAGCTGCGGGCCCGAAAACTGCAAAAGAAGCCACACTCACACCTTAGACTGTAATTCTAACATCATCTCTCAGTGTGCCTGA